CTATTTGGACTAAAGTATGCAAGCAAACCTGCCGATAAAAATCATCCGTATGGACATGGACGAATTGAACCCATTATAACATTTTTAGTAGTAGGTTTTTTGGTTGCCTCAGCTTTGTTCATTGCACACGAAAGCATTATAAACATTAACACTCCGCACGAGCTGCCAAAACCATACACGTTATTTGTTTTAGGAGCCATCATAATTTGGAAAGAAATTTCATTCAGATTAGTAATTAAAAAAAGTAAAGAGACTAATAGCTCATCTTTAAAGGCTGATGCGTGGCATCACAGAAGCGATGCTATTACTTCTATCGCAGCATTTATTGGAATATCCGTTGCGCTTATACTAGGCAAAGGATACGAAACCGCTGAAGATTGGGCGGCTCTTTTTGCTTCTGCGTTTATACTTTATAATAGTTACCGTATTTTCCGACCAGCCTTAGGTGAAATAATGGATGAACATTTTTATGATGACTTAATTCATAACATTCGAAATATTGCATTAACTGTAAATGGTATCATTGCAACAGAAAAATGTTTTATACGAAAAGCCGGCATGAAATACCATGTAGATTTACATGCTACCGTTGACGGAACCATTAGTGTAAAAGAAGGGCATCACATTGCTCATGTGCTTAAAGATACCCTCCGTAAAGAGATTCCGGAATTAGGACATGTGCTAATACACATTGAGCCGAATATATAAGAAGTTGAATTTAATTTTTAGCAAGAAAATCAAGTACAGTGTGCTCCCACTCTACTCTATCGTTTACTAAAAATTTACAATGCTCACTTTTTTGAAAATATACTGTTTCTGGGCGTTTATTAAAACTATCTGCTATACGTTCGGTCTCTTCTTTCGAAACCCGTGTATCTAACATTCCATGCATTAGCAATACAGGAGAATTTACACTTTGTGCATACTCAATTGGATTATGGTTAAATGCCCAAAAGCCATCTTTTACGCCACCCCAAAAGGTTAGCATTGCTGCCATAGGGAAAGGAGGAATTTTCAATAATTTAAAGCGAGCAGTAACGGCAGCATACATCTTATCAAAAGGGCTTTCCAATAAAATAGCTTTAGGAGAAATACCATAGTCCTTTATTGCTTTTAGAGTAGCTGCTGCTCCCATCGATTGGGCATAGATATAAATATTTTCCTCTCCGCCTTTCTCTACAAAATCAAATACATCTTTTACATTAATTGCCTCATTGTATCCTATGGTTGTTGAATTACCGGAAGAACCACCTGCTCCATAAAAATCAACTAAAAAAACAGTATACCCCTTTTTATAAAAAAATTCTGCATGATTTTTTAAATATGATTTGCAGGTACCATAGCCATGAAATAAAATCATAGTTCCTTTAGTACTATCGTTTGTGGCTTTCCAGCACTCTAGCTGATAATTGTTACTATTTACGATTATAGTTTTATAAGGTACAGAAAGTGTGCTATCGTTGGATGATTTACAAAGAGTCATACCCGATAATGCCATCTTCAGTTTTTGTGAAGTACTCAACTTATCAAGCGCTATTTTAATGTTCTTACAATTTTCGTAGGTTGTAGAGCTTACCGAATGACGGTATGCAACAATATTCAGAAAAATAAACAAAACAAGTAGGGTGTAAAGTGTGTATTTGGCAACCTTTTTCAATGGAATTCTATTTTATATTTTACATTCTTTCAGGCATTTCTATACCTAACAAAAGCATTGATTTTCTTATTATCTCAGCAACTTTATTTGACAAACAAAGCCTAAACGATTTGCTATTTGCATTCTCCTCTTTTAAAATAGAACACTCGTGGTAAAACTGATTAAATACTTTTGCGAGTTCATACGTGTAATTTGCAATGTGTGAAGGGTCGTATTTCTTAGCAGCTTCTTTAATTACAATAGGATACTCATACATTAATTTTATAAGTTCTTTCTCTTTTAAATGAAGAGAAGATATATTATCCAAAGAAAACACAGCACCTTGTTCGTTAGCTTTACGCAGTATTGACTGAATTCGTGTAAATGTATATTGAATAAAAGGCCCCGTATGTCCATTAAAATCAATTGATTCCTGAGGATTGAACAATAAACGCTTTTTAGGATCAACCTTTAGCAAGAAAAATTTAAGCGCACCCAAACCAATTTGCTTATATAATTTTTCTGCTTCTTCTTTTGTAAAACCATCTATCTTGCCCAATTGCTCGGTTGTTTCTTTAGCAGTTACAACCATTTCATCAACTATATCATCTGCATCCACCACCGTACCTTCACGAGATTTCATTTTGCCCGATGGCAAATCAACCATTCCATATGACAAATGATAACACTCCTCCGCCCATTTATATCCTAATTTTTTTAGAATTAAAAACAAAACTTTAAAATGATAATCTTGCTCATTTCCTACGGTATAAATAAGCTTGGTTAGTGCAGGAAACTCTTTAAAACGCTCAATTGCAGTTCCTATATCCTGCGTAATATAAACAGACGTGCCATCTGAACGTAAAATAACTTTTTCGTCTAACCCATCATTTGTTAAATCTATACGAACCGAGCCATCTTCTTTTTTATAAAATACACCTTTTATAAGCCCTTCATCTACAATTTTTTTACCTAATAAATACGTATTCGACTCATAATAAATTTTATCGAAATTAACGCCTAATTTATTGTATGTTTCATTAAATCCTTTGTAAACCCAGCTATTCATTGTTTCCCAAAGAGTTTTAACTTCGGTGTCTCCCAACTCCCATTTGCGCAGCATCTCCTGCACCTCTTGCATTAAGAGAGATTGCTTTTCCGCACTATCTTTTGCTACACCTTTAGTAACAAGCTCTTCAACTTCCTTTTTATAGTGCTTATCAAACTCTACATAATATTTTCCCACCAGCTTATCACCTTTTAGGCCTGATGATTCGGGAGTTTCTCCATTTCCCCATCGTTGCCATGCCAACATCGACTTGCAAATATGAACTCCTCTATCATTTATTAAATTGCTCTTAATAACATTATTACCGGCTGCTTTTAAAATTTCAGCTACAGAATATCCAAGTAAATTGTTCCGAATATGCCCTAAATGCAAAGGCTTATTCGTATTTGGGGAAGAATATTCCACCATAACCGTTGGAGATTGTGGTGTTGCAATAACATGCCCAAACGAAGCCTCGGCATACACTTTTGCCAAATAACTAAGCCAATACGAATCTTTAATTACAAGGTTAAGAAAGCCCTTTACCACGTTAAACGAACGCACTTCCGTGCAATTAGAAAGCAAGTAATTGCCAATATCCGTAGCCGTTAGTTCTGGTGTTTTTTTCGACACTTTCAGAAATGGGAAAACTACCAATGTGGTGTCTCCTTCAAATTCCTTATTGGTATGCTGAAAAGAAATTGTTTCGCTGCTTACTTCTGCGCTGTATAGTTCATGTATGGCCTTTACAACATGCTGTTTTACTATTTGCTCTAACATATATTTAATCCTCTCCTAGTAAAAATCGTTGGTTAGTTGATTGGTTGCTTTTTGTAAAATTTCAAAAGCATTTTCGGCCATTAAATTATCTTTATCGAGTGTAGGGTTTATTTCAACCATTTCGAAGCAACATATTTTTCTACTACGCATCAAATAAAATATCAAACTACCTGCTTCTTTCTCTGTAATTCCATTAGGCACAGGCGTTCCAGTTCCTTTAGATATACTAGAATCCATGCTATCTACATCGAAAGAAACATAAATTAGATCGCATTTATCTAAATAATTCAAGGCTTCTATTGCAATACGCTCAACACCTTTTTTACGAATTTCCGATACCGGAAAATTTTTTACAGCATTCTTTTTAATCAAAAATTCCTCTTGTGATTCAAAATCACGAACAGCAATAAAAACTAAATCGGGATATTCTATCTTCGGGCAAATACCTCCTAATTTTTTAGCCTTTTCCCAATACTCTATAGTTTCTTCAATTGGATTATTAAGACGCTGTTCCTGATTATCTTCACCTAAAACCATGCATAACGGCATTCCGTGCATGTTACCCGAAGGAGTTGTGTAAGGAGAATGCATATCTGCATGAGCATCAATCCAAATAACACCAAGTCGCTTATCTGGATTAGCCATTTTGATACCGGAAATGGTTCCTGCGGCAGAGCTATGATCTCCAGCTAGTATGATTGGGAAAGCCTTATTTACAGTCATTGTCTTTTCAACTTCTTTGGCAACCCTTTCTAACACAGTATAAACACCTTTAATACGCTTTGCATAATAGTTTACAACCGGTTCGAACAACAACTTATTCTCGTTTGGAATCTCTACAGGCTTGTAACGCTTAAAATAAAGGCTTCCAAAGTCCAATGCCGCTACCTTTATAGCGTCAGGCCCCATACTGGCACCATTTGTACCAGCTCCAATTTCCGATTTTACTTCTATCAACTTTATATTTCTCATACCCTACTAATTAATTAAAATTTAATATTAATTATCAATCCAAGTTACTTACATTTGCAAAAAAAAGTAAAAGCAAGTACGTTACATCAACTCATTATTCCCATGAAAACAACATATAACGACCTCATTAATCAAACTTTCAATTTCCCTCAAGAGGGATTTCACACAGTAGATAATGAACTCTATTTTAATGATATTCCTTTGATGGATATTATTAAGCAATATGGAACACCACTTAAAATTACCTATCTCCCAAAGATAAGCTCCCAAATCCAAAAAGCCAAAAAGCTATTCAATGTGGCTATGGCTAAAGCCGATTACAAGGGTACATATAATTATTGTTATTGCACAAAAAGCTCTCATTTTTCGTTTGTTTTGGAGCAAGCCCTTAAAAATGAGATAAATATAGAAACGTCATCTGCATTCGACATTCCAATTTTAAAAGAACTTTATAAAGAAAAAAAGATTTCGAAAGATATGTTTATCGTTTGTAATGGCTATAAACGACCATTATACAAGCAATACATTGCCGAACTTATTAACGAGGGCTTTACAAACGTAATTCCTGTATTAGACCACAAAACAGAAATAGATTATTACAAAAAACACGTTAAGGGAAAGTGTAAATTAGGTATCCGTATTGCTTCTGAAGAAGAACCTAGCTTTGATTTTTATACAAGCAGATTGGGTATTAGATACAAGGATATTGCCTCTTATTACAAAGAAACAATACAAAACAATCCGAAGTTCGAGCTTAAAATGCTCCATTTCTTTATCAATACCGGAATAAAAGATACTATTTACTACTGGTCGGAGCTTGCTAAATGTTTGAATGTATATGCAGAATTAAAAAAAATATGTCCTACACTAGATTCGCTTAATATTGGAGGTGGATTGCCCATAAAAACATCTTTAGGTTTTGAATACAATTACGAATATATGATTGAAGAAATTGTATCTCAAATAAAAACATTTTGCACCCAAAATAAGGTAAAAGAACCTAATATTTTTACCGAATTTGGTTCGTTTACAGTTGGCGAAAGCGGAGCTGCTCTTTATTCCATCATTGATATAAAGCAACAAAACGATCGTGAATTTTGGTATATGATTGATAGTTCTTTCATAACCACATTGCCAGACACTTGGGGAATAAACCAACGATTTATTTTATTGGCAGTAAACAAATGGGATAAACCGCACCACAGAGTAAATTTAGGAGGTTTAACTTGCGATAGCTTAGATTATTACAACAGGGAAGCGCACACCAACGAGGTGTACTTACCTCAAATAAATATGGAAGAAGACGAACCGTTATATGTTGGCTTTTTTCATACTGGCGCCTATCAAGAATCTCTTGCAGGTTATGGAGGAATTCAACATTGCCTTGTTCCAGCCCCAAAACATGTTTTAATTGACAGAACTGAGGATGGAGAGCTTGTTACAAAACTCTTTGCAAAGGAACAAAGCTATAAATCGATGCTGAAAACGCTAGGGTATTAATAATTGGCTGCCTTAATTTGGCAAAAACCTCAATTACTTTATTTTCAATTAAACTGTAATTAGACAGTATATGCTATAGCTTATACCACTATTACCACTTAGCACCGGGAAAGGAACGCTGCAAATATTGCATTTCTGCTAAAATGTGTCCCATGTATTCACTGTGCTTGCCTTCTTTCCCACCCCGTTGCATAAAGGTGTTTTCCGGAAGTGTAAGATTAGATTTTACGAATGTTTCTTTAACTAAATTATCCCATTTTGACTTGAAGCCCATTAAATTGACCGCAACACCTTCTTTTATCAACAATTCATCTATTGCATTCATCTCAAAAAGCTCTCCAGTAAATCGATACAAAGCATTGATAGCATTTTGCGTTCGAGTATTACTTTCTTTTGTGCCATCGCCTAGCCTTTCTATCCAAGAAGAAGAATGCCTAATGTGGTAACTAATTTCTTTGTTTGATTTTGCTGCAATTGCAGCAATTGTAATATCCTTACTTGCTGCTAACTCCTGAAAAAAATACAAATTAAAAGCATCAACAAAAAATTGTCTCACCATTACATGCGCAAAATCTATATTAGGCTGCTCCACTAATAGTGTATTGTAAAACTCTCGTTCGGTTCTTAAAAAAGCTAAATCATCTTCTGTCCTGCCCTTTCCCTCTACCTGTGCTGCATAAGTATACAAGGCATTGGATTGGCCAATTAAATCTAACGCAATATTACTAGTAGCAATATCTTGTTCCAAAAATGGACCATGCCCACAAAGCTCAGATAATCGTTGCCCCAAAAGCATATTATTATCTGCTATTCGAAGAATGTAGTTATATAAAGCCTCCTGTTTTGTCATTCAAAATTCGAGTTAATAAGTAAATCAATTAAAAAATTCTAGCCCATTAAAATAGAAGTCGCAATTACATATGTGTAATTCCGGACGGCAGCACATAAAATGTAGGATGCCTGTACACCTTATCGTTAGAAGGTTCAAAGAACGAACCAATATCTTCCGGAGAAGAAGCTACAATACAATTAGCCGGAACAACCCACAAATTGGTTCCTTCATTTCTTCGAGAATACACATCTCGTGCATTTTGCAAAGCCATTTCCTTATCATGTGCGTGAACGCTTCCACAATGTTTGTGCGGCTGACCGGGTTTAGTTTGCATAAAAACTTCCCAAAGTGGGCCTTGATTATTATTCGTTGCCATTGATTGATTTCTTTTAGTTAGTAGTAGAATAATTAAGCTGCCATTGGCGTTTTTTCTTTTTTTGCTGCGTGTGCAGCTGCTGCCTCTCTTACCCAAGCACCATCTTCATGCGCTTTAATACGAGCATCTAGTCGTTCTTTATTACACGGACCATTTCCATTAATTACATTGTAAAACTCTGTCCAATCTATTTCAGAAAAATCGTATCCCTTTTTTCCCTCATTCCATTTTAAATTTTTATCCGGAATTGTAAGTCCAATAAGCTCTGCTTGAGGCACTGTTTGATTTACAAAACGTTGACGCAATTGATCGTTTGTTTCTCTTTTTATTTTCCATTTAATTGCATTTGCCGAATTTGGCGATTCTGCATCAGGCGGACCAAACATCATTAAACTTGGCCACCACCATCTATTTAGCGCATCCTGAGCCATTTCTTTTTGCTCTTTTGTGCCTCTTGTCAATGTTACAATTGACTCGTACCCCTGGCGCTGATGAAAACTTTCTTCCTTACAAATTCTAACCATAGCACGAGAATACGGACCATAAGAAGTTCTTTGCAACATAACTTGATTCATAATAGCTGCACCATCAACCAACCAACCAACTGCACCTATATCTGCCCATGTTAATGTTGGGTAGTTGAATATACTACTGTATTTAGCCTTTCCAGTGTGTAACTGCTCCAATAGCTCATCACGAGATATATTTAGTGTTTCCGCTGCACTGTATAAGTAAAGTCCATGTCCGCCTTCATCTTGAACCTTAGCCAATAGCACCATCTTTCTGCGCAAACTTGGAGCACGAGTAATCCAATTGCCCTCTGGCAGCATTCCAACTACTTCGGAATGTGCGTGTTGAGAAATCTGTCTTATTAAATGCTTTCTGTAATTATCCGGCATCCAATCTTTAGGTTCTATATTTTCATTTCTAGCTAACTTAGCATCAAAATTTTGCTCCAATTGATTAGTCGTAACCATGAGTAGGTTGTTTTTTAGTATTTAAACAAATATAACGAATAGTAAGAGGTTATAAAAATGATTTTAATCAATAAAACAGTTCAATTTAAATAAGGTTCTTTCGATGAAATAGGTAAGCAGGAAAGGAGAAAGAGCTACTTACTTATATACCTAAACGAAAAGTAAATTACAGTTTTCATACCAACCCAAAATAAATTACATTTGAATTACTATTTATGACGTACAAACACTCCTTTTTTTTTCTTTCAACTATAGTTGCCACTTTATTTATAGGCTGTAAAAAAGATGTTGTTATTTCAAGTAAAAAAGTGCAGTATGAAGTAATCGTACTTCCTAACAACGAAGTTTCTATATTATATAATTCCGATTACAACACCGATAATAAATCAGAAAAAGAAATAACTGTAACAAACACAAATGGCAGCCAACTTACCGGAAATACTTGGTTTGCAACGCATATTCAAAATGGTGCGGAGGAATATTACATCAAAGTAAAATACACCAACTATTCAAATCCAACCAATTTAAGTTATGGTGTATTTGTTTATGTAAATGATACACTGCGAGATTATGTTATAAAAAACTCATACGTGCCCGAAATAGAGATAAAGGGATATGTGCAGTAAATTATTTTTTTTAATTAGCACTTACTTTGCAAAAAAATATAAAACTCCGATACAGGTTGCCAAACTCAGCAACATATAAGCCACTGCAAGAAAAAAATTTCCGGATTTCAAAATAGTTAGTAGCTCAAAGCTAAAAGTTGAAAAAGTACTTAATCCTCCGCAAACACCTACAATTACAAAATTTCTGTAATTGCCATATTGCTCATTTTTAGGAAGAAAAAAATATAGAAATAAGCCTACTAGCAAACAACTTAAAACATTCGAAAAAAATGTATGTATTGGAAACGAAAACGTCCCTAGTTTTTCTACTAGTTTTCCAATTAAATATCTAATAGCACTCCCCAAACCACCTCCAACAAATACATATAACAACTGATTCATTCTACTTGATTGCCTTAAATTTATTGATGGTAGCCAAAACGTCATCGGCTCCAAAAACAGCATTCCCAGCAACTAACACATCTGCACCAGCGCTTATAAGATTTTGCGCATTAGATAAATCCACGCCTCCATCTACTTCTATCAATGCTTTGGAGTTTTTTCTTGTTAGTAATTCTTTCAACTCAGATATTTTTGAATAGGTGTTATCTATGAATTTTTGTCCGCCAAAACCTGGATTAACACTCATCACCAAAACCAAATCAACTTCAGTAACAATATCAGCCAATAATTGAACGGAAGTATGTGGATTAATAGCAACTCCTGCCTTTACACCTATTTTTTTTATCTCAGAAATAGTTCTGTGTAAATGTGTACAAGCTTCATAATGCACGGTTATTTGAGCAGCTCCAACTTCGGCAAACTGGGTAAGATAAGCATCGCAATTAGCTATCATTAAATGCACGTCCAATGGCTTTTTAGCAATGGGCTTAATCGACTTTAAAACAGGGAACCCGAAGGATATATTGGGAACAAAAACACCATCCATTACATCTACATGTATCCAATCTGCATTGCTTTTGTTTAATAATTCAATGTCATTGCCAAGTTGAGCAAAATTGGCAGAAAGAATAGATGGAGCTAATAACATAGTAAAATCTTATTTATCTAAAGATAAAAAAAGAGGAGCTAATGCTCCTCTTTTTTTTAATAAACTAAAAACAATATTATCCCAAATATGCTTTTAACATTTTGCTTCGTGTGGTATGCTTTAATCTACGAATTGCTTTTTCTTTTATCTGACGAACACGCTCTCTAGTCAAGTCAAATCGCTCTCCAATTTCCTCCAATGTCATAGCTTGCCCTCCACTTAACCCAAAATATAATTTAACCACATCCGATTCTCTGGAAGTAAGTGTAGTTAGAGCTCTATCAATCTCTTTTCGCAACGAATCTTTTACCAGTTCTTTATCCGGACTAGGATGTTCATTGCTTTCCATAACATCATACATGTTGCTTGAGCTCTCATCGCCCGATAATAAAGGAGCATCCATAGAAACATGACGACCGGTATTTTTCATCGACTCTTTTACATCGTTCTCGGTCATTTCGCAAATTTTTGCAATCTCATCAATACTCGGCTCTCGTTCAAAAACCTGCTCTAGTTGCGAAAATGCTTTGTTTATTTTATTAATTGATCCGATTTTATTTAAAGGCAAACGCACAATTCTAGACTGTTCTGCCAAAGCTTGCAATATAGATTGGCGAATCCACCATACTGCATAAGATATAAATTTAAAACCTCTTGTTTCATCAAAACGTTGTGCCGCTTTTATCAAACCTAAGTTTCCTTCGTTAATTAAATCGGGCAAACTCAATCCTTGATTTTGGTATTGTTTAGAAACAGAAACAACAAAACGTAAGTTAGCTTTGGTTAATTTTTCCAACGCAGCTTGATCGCCTTTTTTAATTCTACGAGCCAACTCAACCTCTTGATCGGCTGTAATTAAGTCTACTTGGGCAATTTCTTGTAG
This DNA window, taken from Bacteroidota bacterium, encodes the following:
- a CDS encoding arginine decarboxylase; translated protein: MKTTYNDLINQTFNFPQEGFHTVDNELYFNDIPLMDIIKQYGTPLKITYLPKISSQIQKAKKLFNVAMAKADYKGTYNYCYCTKSSHFSFVLEQALKNEINIETSSAFDIPILKELYKEKKISKDMFIVCNGYKRPLYKQYIAELINEGFTNVIPVLDHKTEIDYYKKHVKGKCKLGIRIASEEEPSFDFYTSRLGIRYKDIASYYKETIQNNPKFELKMLHFFINTGIKDTIYYWSELAKCLNVYAELKKICPTLDSLNIGGGLPIKTSLGFEYNYEYMIEEIVSQIKTFCTQNKVKEPNIFTEFGSFTVGESGAALYSIIDIKQQNDREFWYMIDSSFITTLPDTWGINQRFILLAVNKWDKPHHRVNLGGLTCDSLDYYNREAHTNEVYLPQINMEEDEPLYVGFFHTGAYQESLAGYGGIQHCLVPAPKHVLIDRTEDGELVTKLFAKEQSYKSMLKTLGY
- the paaC gene encoding phenylacetate-CoA oxygenase subunit PaaC, yielding MTKQEALYNYILRIADNNMLLGQRLSELCGHGPFLEQDIATSNIALDLIGQSNALYTYAAQVEGKGRTEDDLAFLRTEREFYNTLLVEQPNIDFAHVMVRQFFVDAFNLYFFQELAASKDITIAAIAAKSNKEISYHIRHSSSWIERLGDGTKESNTRTQNAINALYRFTGELFEMNAIDELLIKEGVAVNLMGFKSKWDNLVKETFVKSNLTLPENTFMQRGGKEGKHSEYMGHILAEMQYLQRSFPGAKW
- the paaA gene encoding 1,2-phenylacetyl-CoA epoxidase subunit A → MVTTNQLEQNFDAKLARNENIEPKDWMPDNYRKHLIRQISQHAHSEVVGMLPEGNWITRAPSLRRKMVLLAKVQDEGGHGLYLYSAAETLNISRDELLEQLHTGKAKYSSIFNYPTLTWADIGAVGWLVDGAAIMNQVMLQRTSYGPYSRAMVRICKEESFHQRQGYESIVTLTRGTKEQKEMAQDALNRWWWPSLMMFGPPDAESPNSANAIKWKIKRETNDQLRQRFVNQTVPQAELIGLTIPDKNLKWNEGKKGYDFSEIDWTEFYNVINGNGPCNKERLDARIKAHEDGAWVREAAAAHAAKKEKTPMAA
- a CDS encoding alpha/beta hydrolase, giving the protein MKKVAKYTLYTLLVLFIFLNIVAYRHSVSSTTYENCKNIKIALDKLSTSQKLKMALSGMTLCKSSNDSTLSVPYKTIIVNSNNYQLECWKATNDSTKGTMILFHGYGTCKSYLKNHAEFFYKKGYTVFLVDFYGAGGSSGNSTTIGYNEAINVKDVFDFVEKGGEENIYIYAQSMGAAATLKAIKDYGISPKAILLESPFDKMYAAVTARFKLLKIPPFPMAAMLTFWGGVKDGFWAFNHNPIEYAQSVNSPVLLMHGMLDTRVSKEETERIADSFNKRPETVYFQKSEHCKFLVNDRVEWEHTVLDFLAKN
- a CDS encoding cation transporter; the encoded protein is MTNEHNAIKATYFSIIGNTCLAVIKGIAGYFGNSYALIADAIESTTDIFSSLLVLFGLKYASKPADKNHPYGHGRIEPIITFLVVGFLVASALFIAHESIININTPHELPKPYTLFVLGAIIIWKEISFRLVIKKSKETNSSSLKADAWHHRSDAITSIAAFIGISVALILGKGYETAEDWAALFASAFILYNSYRIFRPALGEIMDEHFYDDLIHNIRNIALTVNGIIATEKCFIRKAGMKYHVDLHATVDGTISVKEGHHIAHVLKDTLRKEIPELGHVLIHIEPNI
- a CDS encoding CrcB family protein; the protein is MNQLLYVFVGGGLGSAIRYLIGKLVEKLGTFSFPIHTFFSNVLSCLLVGLFLYFFLPKNEQYGNYRNFVIVGVCGGLSTFSTFSFELLTILKSGNFFLAVAYMLLSLATCIGVLYFFAK
- a CDS encoding sigma-70 family RNA polymerase sigma factor: MRQLKITKQITNRETASLDKYLQEIAQVDLITADQEVELARRIKKGDQAALEKLTKANLRFVVSVSKQYQNQGLSLPDLINEGNLGLIKAAQRFDETRGFKFISYAVWWIRQSILQALAEQSRIVRLPLNKIGSINKINKAFSQLEQVFEREPSIDEIAKICEMTENDVKESMKNTGRHVSMDAPLLSGDESSSNMYDVMESNEHPSPDKELVKDSLRKEIDRALTTLTSRESDVVKLYFGLSGGQAMTLEEIGERFDLTRERVRQIKEKAIRRLKHTTRSKMLKAYLG
- a CDS encoding arginase; translation: MRNIKLIEVKSEIGAGTNGASMGPDAIKVAALDFGSLYFKRYKPVEIPNENKLLFEPVVNYYAKRIKGVYTVLERVAKEVEKTMTVNKAFPIILAGDHSSAAGTISGIKMANPDKRLGVIWIDAHADMHSPYTTPSGNMHGMPLCMVLGEDNQEQRLNNPIEETIEYWEKAKKLGGICPKIEYPDLVFIAVRDFESQEEFLIKKNAVKNFPVSEIRKKGVERIAIEALNYLDKCDLIYVSFDVDSMDSSISKGTGTPVPNGITEKEAGSLIFYLMRSRKICCFEMVEINPTLDKDNLMAENAFEILQKATNQLTNDFY
- the paaB gene encoding 1,2-phenylacetyl-CoA epoxidase subunit B, with translation MATNNNQGPLWEVFMQTKPGQPHKHCGSVHAHDKEMALQNARDVYSRRNEGTNLWVVPANCIVASSPEDIGSFFEPSNDKVYRHPTFYVLPSGITHM
- a CDS encoding arginine--tRNA ligase, coding for MLEQIVKQHVVKAIHELYSAEVSSETISFQHTNKEFEGDTTLVVFPFLKVSKKTPELTATDIGNYLLSNCTEVRSFNVVKGFLNLVIKDSYWLSYLAKVYAEASFGHVIATPQSPTVMVEYSSPNTNKPLHLGHIRNNLLGYSVAEILKAAGNNVIKSNLINDRGVHICKSMLAWQRWGNGETPESSGLKGDKLVGKYYVEFDKHYKKEVEELVTKGVAKDSAEKQSLLMQEVQEMLRKWELGDTEVKTLWETMNSWVYKGFNETYNKLGVNFDKIYYESNTYLLGKKIVDEGLIKGVFYKKEDGSVRIDLTNDGLDEKVILRSDGTSVYITQDIGTAIERFKEFPALTKLIYTVGNEQDYHFKVLFLILKKLGYKWAEECYHLSYGMVDLPSGKMKSREGTVVDADDIVDEMVVTAKETTEQLGKIDGFTKEEAEKLYKQIGLGALKFFLLKVDPKKRLLFNPQESIDFNGHTGPFIQYTFTRIQSILRKANEQGAVFSLDNISSLHLKEKELIKLMYEYPIVIKEAAKKYDPSHIANYTYELAKVFNQFYHECSILKEENANSKSFRLCLSNKVAEIIRKSMLLLGIEMPERM
- a CDS encoding ribulose-phosphate 3-epimerase is translated as MLLAPSILSANFAQLGNDIELLNKSNADWIHVDVMDGVFVPNISFGFPVLKSIKPIAKKPLDVHLMIANCDAYLTQFAEVGAAQITVHYEACTHLHRTISEIKKIGVKAGVAINPHTSVQLLADIVTEVDLVLVMSVNPGFGGQKFIDNTYSKISELKELLTRKNSKALIEVDGGVDLSNAQNLISAGADVLVAGNAVFGADDVLATINKFKAIK